GCAGGCTGCCCGGATATCGGATAAAACAGCGTTTTTTCTAAACGGTGAGGTCGTGGAGTTTGATGATACAGACCGGATCTTTTCAAATCCAACGGATAAACGTACGGAAGACTACATCACCGGCCGGTTCGGCTGAAGGAGGGTGGCATCATGCCAACACGAACACATTTCGAGGCGGAATTAAGCTTGTTGAAAGATGACATAGCCGACCTTGGCCATTCAGTACTTCGCGGCTTCCAGGATACCATTCAGGCCATCGAAGCGAACAACCTCCCGCGACTCGAAGACATTGTCGAAGAAGATGAGACAATCAACCGGATTGAACTCGATATCAACGACAAGGCAACGATGATGATTGCCCGGCAACAGCCAGTCGCGTCGGATTTACGGAAAATCATCGCAGGTCTGAAAGTGGCAAGTGATCTCGAACGGATCGGGGATTTGACGGTCGATATGGCGAAAGCAGCCCTGCGTGTGGATAATCTCTGCAATTATGAAACGGAGATTGAAGGACTGAACGATCTAGCTAAACAGGTGATCCAAATGATTCACCGTGTATTCCTTGCCTACAGTCAATCGGACGTGATCGGTGCTCAGCATATTGCAGCACTGGATGATAAAATTGATAAGGACTACAGCGACTTCGTCAAACACCGGTTTTCGTCGGAAAAAGCCAGCGAGGATGTCATGCAATTTGTCTTCATGGCCCGTTATATGGAGCGGATTGCCGATTATGGCACGAATGTGGCGGAGTGGATCATTTACGAAGTGAACGGGCAACGGTTTGATTTGAACTGAATGTCTTTGAAACAGAGTGCTATTGGTTGTCCTTCGAAGCGTAAATCGCTATAATCGACTGCGAGAAGGATTTGAAGGAGGACATGATACATGATACAAAATTACGGGATATTTCTGCACTCTCACGCGTTGTTTTGGCTCATTGCTGTTGTACTGTTTCTTTTGACGACAGTGATGATTCGAAATGGCAAGCAGAAACCTGCCAAAATGATGCAAATGACATTGCGCCTGGTTTACTTACTGGTATTCGGAACGGGTCTCATCATGATCTTTCTCGTACCAACAGTAAATGCCATCATCAAAGGAATTTTAGCCTTTGCACTGATTTTTATGATGGAATTGATTACGTCCCGTATGAAAAAAGGGACTCTGACCAAACAGCAGGTACCTGTATTCTGGGGACTGTTTATCGTCCTTTTGGCCGTTGTCCTCTATTTCGGGTATTTCCTGACGTAAGAAGGCTGCATTGAAAAAGCACGTCCCGTCTGTTTTATGAACAGACAGGACGTGCTTTTTGCATTCCGTAAGAACATCTGTCATTCAGAGGGTTCTGAATCCGAACACAGCAATGTTTTCAGCTGGTCAAACCTGCGAAATCGACAGGACATAGGCACGTTTAAGTATACTGAAAGAATCAAGCCAACGTGTCTTGATTGGCGTCAAATCAATTCCATCTGTTTGGCGATATCAAACCATTCATGTCTTGCGGATTTACCGAGTTTACGACTGATGTTCTGCCGATGTGTTTCTACGGTGTGAACAGACATGCGGTAGACCGAGGAGATGTCTTTATAGGCATAGCCCCGGACGAGCATGGTAAAGACCTCTTTCTCCTTCCTGGACAAAACCTGGGTCCCCCGGTCGGTGATGCTGGACTCAGAAGGATGGGGATAGCTTTGTTTACCCGCAAGGACCAGATCCAGTCGTTCTACGATCTCTTCCTTGGTCATTTGCTTGCATAAAAAACCCGATGCATCACGCTGTCTCACCTGACGTTCAAACAGGAGGTCATCACAATAGGTCAAGACTGCTGTATGTCTGATCCGGTTCGGAACAAGTTGTGAATCATGCAGCTGGTCTAGGAAGGTCAAACCGTCAAGAGGCGTTGGTAGACAAAGCTCTGTGATTAATAGATCCAGCTGAAGGTCCCTTCGATCAGCCAGAAACTGCGCAGGACCCCTGTAGGTTAAAAAGTCATCGATGAAATACGACGCTTTCAATAACTGGCGTAACCCTTCACTGGTGACTTCCTGCGGATCAATGACTGCAATATTCATACCAGTAGCCTCCTGTCGAACAGATTATGAAATCCATGTGAAATAGCCCTTGGGGTATTAATGTTACTATTATCTTATCACGCTTTCACACGGATGTAATCCTGTAAAGTGGTGATCTTGTTAAAGTATTGTGACAAAAAGTCCACATCTTAACGGAAAGTCGGGTGTTTTTGAGACTGATTTGTGAAGAGTGGTGAACAACCTGTGAAAGTTTCAAACAAGTGTAGCGGAAGTACAGTCGCAGATTTGGCATTTTCTTCACATCTGTCGCTGTTCGCTATTTTTCGAAGGGAAACAGGACCTATACTTGGGACGTGGAACAAATTACATTACAGGGGGAATTACA
This Salisediminibacterium beveridgei DNA region includes the following protein-coding sequences:
- the phoU gene encoding phosphate signaling complex protein PhoU, translated to MPTRTHFEAELSLLKDDIADLGHSVLRGFQDTIQAIEANNLPRLEDIVEEDETINRIELDINDKATMMIARQQPVASDLRKIIAGLKVASDLERIGDLTVDMAKAALRVDNLCNYETEIEGLNDLAKQVIQMIHRVFLAYSQSDVIGAQHIAALDDKIDKDYSDFVKHRFSSEKASEDVMQFVFMARYMERIADYGTNVAEWIIYEVNGQRFDLN
- a CDS encoding YisL family protein, with translation MIQNYGIFLHSHALFWLIAVVLFLLTTVMIRNGKQKPAKMMQMTLRLVYLLVFGTGLIMIFLVPTVNAIIKGILAFALIFMMELITSRMKKGTLTKQQVPVFWGLFIVLLAVVLYFGYFLT
- a CDS encoding LuxR C-terminal-related transcriptional regulator codes for the protein MNIAVIDPQEVTSEGLRQLLKASYFIDDFLTYRGPAQFLADRRDLQLDLLITELCLPTPLDGLTFLDQLHDSQLVPNRIRHTAVLTYCDDLLFERQVRQRDASGFLCKQMTKEEIVERLDLVLAGKQSYPHPSESSITDRGTQVLSRKEKEVFTMLVRGYAYKDISSVYRMSVHTVETHRQNISRKLGKSARHEWFDIAKQMELI